A section of the Sphaerobacter thermophilus DSM 20745 genome encodes:
- a CDS encoding DUF2207 family protein, whose product MLALIRSSCSSWRLTLAAGFLVALLLTAATAQSAAAEYGEPVPGQHVYDTTDLLTPEEIADLEARAAAVEAAGAPIVVYLQARDASQSETEADARALMDAWDVQSAPGAHDGVVMFFNLRPGNLRRGQVFIYAGEKHFDGGNLPESELQRIIDEEMIPLLRENQTAEGIGAGLDAIAHSLTNGPPRQPVHKWLARTVTAGRFSIANIASAAVSIFMVLTGLATYQARSITRSPVVPTTRKPDDTPPAIAGALVAGRVTPYQLEATLIDLAQRGALVFEPADKGGMQIRLVDPSLVRAPYERALWTSLELMSQKTGAISGEALGELWRFWGRARAELQAQLEANGLFDREGKGRRPVRLAIMVAVPVLLGVVAAESIANGSGTPFGAVLIALGVLGVLGAMLLSARVPDTTALGQSMAVPWRGYMEGIVAAAYDRTAELDLDEAFPYAVAFGVIDKLDKRIREASAAGWQPIWFEMTRRPSGSRSDDWYFYHYWHDYHRASKRSSSSSSSSDSASSGGGGAGGRF is encoded by the coding sequence ATGCTAGCGCTCATCCGATCTTCCTGCTCCTCCTGGCGCCTCACGCTGGCTGCAGGATTCCTCGTCGCGCTCCTGCTGACCGCTGCGACCGCGCAGTCGGCGGCGGCCGAGTACGGCGAGCCGGTCCCCGGGCAACACGTCTACGACACCACTGACCTGCTCACGCCTGAGGAGATCGCCGACCTGGAGGCACGCGCCGCGGCAGTCGAAGCCGCGGGTGCTCCGATCGTCGTCTACCTTCAGGCTCGTGACGCTTCCCAGAGTGAGACCGAGGCCGATGCCCGCGCCCTGATGGATGCCTGGGATGTGCAGTCAGCCCCCGGTGCCCATGACGGCGTCGTGATGTTCTTCAACCTCAGGCCCGGAAATCTCCGTCGTGGTCAGGTGTTTATCTACGCCGGGGAGAAGCACTTCGACGGAGGAAACCTACCGGAGTCGGAGCTGCAGCGCATCATCGATGAGGAGATGATCCCGCTGCTCCGGGAGAACCAGACGGCTGAGGGGATCGGGGCTGGGCTCGACGCGATCGCCCACTCGCTGACCAACGGCCCGCCGAGGCAGCCGGTGCACAAGTGGCTCGCCCGTACGGTTACCGCCGGGCGGTTCAGCATTGCCAATATTGCCTCGGCCGCGGTGAGCATCTTCATGGTCCTCACCGGCCTGGCCACCTACCAGGCGCGCTCGATCACCCGTAGTCCGGTCGTGCCCACGACCAGGAAGCCGGATGACACCCCACCGGCCATTGCCGGAGCCCTCGTGGCGGGTAGGGTTACCCCGTACCAACTGGAAGCGACCCTGATCGATCTCGCCCAGCGCGGTGCGCTCGTCTTTGAACCGGCCGACAAGGGAGGCATGCAGATCCGCCTGGTTGACCCGAGCCTCGTTCGGGCGCCCTACGAGCGTGCCCTCTGGACGAGTCTCGAACTCATGAGCCAGAAGACCGGTGCGATCTCAGGCGAGGCGCTGGGGGAGCTGTGGAGGTTCTGGGGACGGGCGCGCGCCGAGCTCCAGGCCCAGTTGGAAGCAAATGGCCTCTTCGACCGCGAGGGGAAGGGGCGCCGCCCGGTGCGCCTCGCCATCATGGTGGCCGTTCCCGTTTTGCTTGGCGTGGTCGCCGCCGAGTCCATCGCGAATGGCTCCGGCACACCCTTTGGCGCGGTCCTGATCGCCCTGGGGGTACTGGGGGTACTGGGGGCCATGTTGCTGTCCGCGCGTGTGCCTGATACCACGGCGCTCGGCCAGAGCATGGCTGTCCCGTGGCGTGGCTATATGGAGGGCATCGTCGCGGCTGCGTACGATCGCACCGCCGAGCTTGACCTGGACGAGGCGTTCCCCTACGCGGTCGCGTTCGGCGTCATTGATAAGCTGGATAAGCGTATCCGCGAGGCGAGCGCCGCCGGCTGGCAACCGATCTGGTTCGAGATGACGAGGCGGCCTTCTGGCAGCCGCAGCGACGACTGGTACTTCTATCACTACTGGCACGACTACCACCGTGCCTCCAAGCGGTCGTCGTCCTCGTCCTCCTCGAGCGACAGCGCGTCCTCCGGAGGCGGTGGTGCGGGCGGACGCTTCTAG
- a CDS encoding COX15/CtaA family protein yields MRDRVKRPRALRRLAVAATVGMFLVLIAGATVTSTGSGAGCGRSWPLCHGRVLPQFTLESIIEYSHRAVTGVEGLLIVALAIGAWRGWKRRSEVRVLVPLMIGFLVLQSILGAWAAVFGQQPATMALHFGVSLTAFASVMLLAAFLYEVGGFEAMRNRPVPSGLRWLIWGTLGYTYLLVYVGAYVRHTNSGLACIDWPLCNGQVWPGLSGPVGIMFAHRLAAVAGTLLIGALVVWTWRVRRARPDLYWSAVIALGLMLLQSLSGGLVVLSKLHVYSTISHAGLATLLFGALSYMCYRTLPLPSERPVIQSTGGQASPALGTGAPQR; encoded by the coding sequence ATGCGAGATCGTGTCAAACGTCCCCGGGCTCTCCGCCGGTTGGCGGTCGCGGCGACGGTCGGGATGTTCCTCGTCCTGATCGCCGGCGCCACGGTGACCAGTACCGGGTCGGGAGCCGGCTGTGGGCGTTCCTGGCCGCTCTGCCATGGGCGGGTCCTCCCTCAGTTCACCCTGGAGTCGATCATCGAGTACTCCCACCGGGCGGTGACCGGGGTGGAGGGGTTGCTCATCGTCGCGCTGGCGATCGGCGCCTGGCGCGGCTGGAAGCGGCGGAGCGAGGTGCGCGTTCTGGTGCCCCTGATGATCGGCTTCCTGGTACTGCAGTCGATTCTGGGGGCCTGGGCGGCCGTCTTCGGGCAGCAGCCCGCCACGATGGCGCTCCACTTCGGGGTCTCGCTGACGGCGTTCGCCAGCGTCATGCTCCTCGCCGCCTTCCTCTACGAGGTGGGTGGGTTCGAGGCGATGCGGAACCGGCCGGTCCCGTCGGGGCTGCGCTGGTTGATCTGGGGCACGCTGGGCTACACCTACCTGCTCGTCTACGTTGGGGCCTACGTCCGTCACACCAACTCCGGTCTCGCCTGCATTGACTGGCCGCTCTGCAACGGCCAGGTGTGGCCCGGGCTCAGCGGACCGGTCGGCATCATGTTCGCCCACCGGCTGGCGGCAGTGGCCGGCACGCTCCTGATCGGCGCGCTCGTCGTCTGGACCTGGCGCGTGCGCCGGGCGCGGCCCGATCTCTACTGGTCCGCGGTTATCGCGCTGGGGCTGATGCTGCTCCAGTCGCTCAGCGGCGGGCTTGTGGTGCTGAGCAAGTTGCACGTCTACAGCACGATCAGCCACGCCGGGCTGGCGACGCTCCTGTTCGGGGCGCTGAGCTACATGTGCTACCGCACGCTGCCGCTGCCGTCCGAGCGCCCCGTCATTCAGTCGACGGGTGGGCAGGCGAGCCCGGCGCTGGGAACCGGTGCTCCTCAGCGGTAG
- a CDS encoding TIGR04053 family radical SAM/SPASM domain-containing protein has product MTHTPGALSNPPDHPPAAYPAARADRPRKPDLAAIDFSRQPFVLAWELTRACNLACIHCRADAQLRRHPGELTTEEAFRLIDDIARFDLPPILILTGGDPLRRPDVIDLIAHATGHGIPVTLTPAGTPLASYNRLAAAKEAGVARIAVSFDGATPETHDAFRRVPGSFGWTLQIVRHAHDLGLPVQIHTTLCRQTLGELPRLADLADELGAVVWAVFCLVPVGRGEILEPLSPAEYEEVFNWLIDRSQTARWNLKLTEGYHLRRVLAQRGMGPVSGLGFRESNGIGRAPKAVNAGNGFCFVSHLGEVWPSGFLPLATGNVRTSSIVDLYRNHPIFRALRDPARLKGKCGACRFKLICGGSRSRAFAATGDYLASDPACAYQPGVPAPLGT; this is encoded by the coding sequence ATGACGCATACACCGGGCGCCCTCTCCAACCCGCCGGATCACCCACCTGCGGCCTACCCCGCCGCGCGAGCGGACCGGCCGCGGAAGCCCGACCTGGCCGCGATCGACTTTTCCCGACAGCCGTTCGTGCTCGCCTGGGAGTTGACGCGCGCCTGTAATCTGGCCTGCATCCACTGTCGCGCGGATGCCCAACTCCGGCGTCACCCGGGGGAGTTGACCACGGAGGAGGCGTTTCGGCTGATCGACGACATCGCCCGGTTCGATCTCCCGCCCATTCTGATCCTGACCGGCGGCGACCCGCTGCGCCGGCCCGACGTGATCGACCTCATCGCCCACGCCACCGGGCACGGCATCCCCGTCACGCTCACGCCGGCGGGCACGCCCCTGGCCAGCTACAACCGACTCGCCGCGGCGAAGGAGGCTGGCGTGGCGCGGATCGCGGTGAGCTTCGACGGGGCCACCCCCGAGACCCACGATGCCTTCCGGCGTGTGCCGGGCTCCTTCGGCTGGACGCTACAGATCGTCCGCCACGCGCACGACCTCGGTCTGCCGGTCCAGATCCACACCACGCTCTGCCGCCAGACACTCGGGGAGTTGCCCCGCCTGGCTGACCTCGCCGACGAACTGGGCGCGGTCGTCTGGGCGGTCTTCTGCCTGGTGCCGGTCGGCCGAGGCGAGATCCTGGAACCACTCAGCCCGGCCGAGTACGAGGAGGTCTTCAACTGGCTGATCGACCGGAGCCAGACCGCCCGCTGGAACCTGAAGCTGACGGAGGGGTATCACCTCCGGCGCGTGCTCGCGCAGCGAGGGATGGGACCGGTGTCGGGCCTCGGCTTCCGGGAGAGCAACGGCATCGGGCGAGCGCCCAAGGCGGTCAACGCGGGAAATGGTTTCTGCTTCGTGTCGCACCTCGGCGAGGTTTGGCCGAGCGGCTTCCTCCCACTGGCCACCGGCAACGTCCGAACAAGCTCGATCGTCGATCTGTACCGTAACCACCCCATCTTCCGGGCCCTGCGCGATCCCGCGCGGCTCAAGGGGAAGTGCGGCGCCTGCCGCTTCAAACTGATCTGTGGCGGCTCCCGCTCCCGCGCCTTCGCCGCGACCGGCGACTATCTCGCCTCGGACCCGGCCTGCGCATACCAGCCGGGAGTGCCGGCTCCCTTGGGCACCTAG
- a CDS encoding DnaA N-terminal domain-containing protein, whose translation MPDEGPKAAEQATPPAAAQRSGEDARRRGWFWHWNTIITQYAPLIGLKGVGLLNSYTVWTDRREESPHRGYAFPSQQAEADFYGEDRAELITINKILVALDLIEIRKEMVLRVDERGRRWRVPHNLYRVKDHPEGYVLGVDDVLRVVELAARDRAVYRYIRRIFSSRFAPIDRDNVWHQILPVVRQTEIWQRLAERAEREEARNSARTRAGHASRSRAAGKEEPAEPTTTDPAPPTTNVEPTNTGSQPAVDESNSGSDADVAASNNASAAPEAGNAAQTNEGPEEIVDESNTTYNQDLSTTTTTTGTPGTMADTAGGDDDDVLQRPAGAGPILEPTAAVVACFEAANGRTATPLERELLAELEVAFDAAARRAGASGSAWVEAAIREAVSSGSRFVAPKRIREILSRWAREGEAVRPGAATAPPLGVAPDAPDFPLPHGPGSRRTWEFVLRLLAQVIDRAEMERLFAGSAIVGYRAGTVTVAVASEAIAARLGAEYYDLVARKLSEAMRRPVRVQFTAPDTGDAAAPEDEEPAPAAPEPAPPPPARPTPPAAPATLPRFVLPGGLTNFQVWEAAQDDLARELSQANFESWVRPAALLGMDDDGTLVIGAPSAFACRRLEVLLPQICAALGRILGAPVQARAVVTREWLRQHQAPGSGEAEGRGRG comes from the coding sequence GTGCCGGACGAGGGACCGAAGGCCGCCGAGCAGGCAACGCCTCCCGCTGCCGCACAGCGCAGCGGAGAGGATGCCCGCCGTCGTGGCTGGTTCTGGCACTGGAACACCATCATCACGCAGTACGCCCCCCTGATCGGCCTCAAGGGCGTCGGGCTCCTCAACTCCTACACCGTCTGGACCGACCGCCGGGAAGAATCCCCCCACCGCGGCTACGCCTTCCCGAGCCAGCAGGCGGAAGCCGACTTCTACGGCGAGGACCGCGCCGAACTGATCACCATCAACAAGATCCTGGTCGCGCTCGACCTGATCGAGATCCGCAAGGAGATGGTGCTGCGCGTGGACGAGCGCGGCCGTCGCTGGCGTGTGCCCCACAACCTCTACCGGGTCAAGGACCATCCCGAGGGGTATGTGCTCGGGGTCGACGACGTCCTCCGCGTGGTCGAGCTGGCGGCGCGCGACCGCGCGGTCTACCGGTACATCCGCCGCATCTTCTCCAGCCGCTTTGCCCCGATCGACCGCGACAACGTCTGGCACCAGATCCTCCCCGTCGTGCGCCAGACGGAGATCTGGCAGCGCCTGGCCGAACGCGCCGAGCGCGAGGAGGCCCGCAACTCCGCCCGCACCCGAGCCGGCCATGCCAGCCGGTCACGCGCGGCCGGAAAGGAGGAACCCGCAGAACCGACGACGACCGACCCAGCACCACCAACAACCAATGTTGAACCCACCAACACTGGTTCACAGCCCGCTGTTGACGAGAGCAACAGTGGTTCTGACGCGGATGTTGCCGCGAGCAACAATGCTTCGGCCGCTCCGGAGGCTGGCAATGCTGCTCAGACCAACGAAGGTCCGGAAGAGATTGTTGATGAGAGCAACACTACGTATAACCAAGATCTTTCCACTACTACGACCACCACTGGCACGCCTGGGACGATGGCTGATACCGCGGGAGGCGACGATGACGACGTATTGCAGCGCCCGGCGGGCGCGGGTCCGATACTGGAGCCGACAGCTGCGGTGGTCGCCTGCTTCGAAGCTGCCAACGGGCGGACCGCCACCCCGCTCGAGCGCGAACTTCTGGCAGAGCTTGAAGTGGCATTCGACGCTGCTGCTCGCCGAGCAGGCGCGAGCGGCAGCGCATGGGTCGAAGCCGCGATTCGGGAGGCGGTCAGCAGCGGATCCCGGTTCGTCGCGCCCAAGCGGATCCGGGAGATCCTCAGCCGCTGGGCCCGCGAAGGCGAAGCCGTTCGGCCGGGCGCTGCGACGGCGCCGCCGCTAGGCGTGGCGCCGGACGCGCCGGACTTCCCCCTCCCGCATGGCCCAGGCAGCCGGCGGACGTGGGAGTTCGTCCTCCGCCTCCTCGCGCAGGTGATCGACCGGGCCGAGATGGAACGGCTCTTCGCCGGGTCGGCCATCGTGGGCTACCGGGCCGGGACGGTCACGGTCGCGGTCGCTTCCGAGGCCATCGCCGCGCGGCTGGGGGCGGAGTACTACGACCTCGTAGCACGCAAGCTGAGCGAGGCGATGCGCCGCCCGGTGCGGGTGCAATTCACGGCACCGGACACGGGGGATGCCGCGGCTCCGGAGGATGAAGAGCCTGCGCCGGCGGCTCCTGAGCCTGCACCGCCACCTCCAGCGCGCCCCACGCCACCGGCCGCACCCGCGACGCTGCCACGTTTCGTCCTCCCGGGTGGACTGACGAACTTCCAGGTCTGGGAGGCGGCTCAGGACGACCTGGCACGGGAACTTAGCCAGGCCAACTTCGAGTCCTGGGTGCGCCCCGCCGCGCTGCTCGGCATGGACGATGACGGCACACTCGTGATCGGCGCTCCCAGCGCATTCGCCTGTCGCCGTCTGGAGGTGCTGCTACCCCAGATCTGCGCCGCACTCGGCCGCATCCTCGGCGCGCCGGTGCAGGCTCGCGCGGTCGTCACCCGCGAATGGCTCCGACAACACCAAGCTCCCGGGTCAGGGGAAGCGGAGGGAAGAGGCAGGGGATGA
- a CDS encoding cupin domain-containing protein, translated as MEREMTVVDLAELAASGGSGAIFARETADLDLNLVRFAPGSGVGEHVNREVDVAVIVLDGEGVLTVDGAEHPLRAGRATIIPKGVRRAIRATGDVPLVYVTVHRRRRRLWPSTPDRQA; from the coding sequence ATGGAGCGGGAGATGACGGTCGTGGATCTGGCGGAGCTGGCGGCGTCCGGTGGATCGGGCGCGATCTTCGCGCGGGAGACGGCGGATCTAGACCTGAACCTGGTGCGCTTCGCGCCGGGGTCGGGCGTTGGAGAGCATGTCAACCGCGAGGTGGATGTGGCGGTGATCGTGCTCGACGGCGAGGGTGTGCTGACGGTTGACGGGGCGGAGCACCCGCTGCGGGCCGGGAGGGCGACGATCATCCCGAAGGGGGTGCGCCGGGCGATCCGGGCGACCGGCGACGTGCCGCTGGTCTACGTCACGGTTCACCGCCGACGGCGGCGCCTCTGGCCGAGCACGCCCGATCGTCAGGCCTGA
- a CDS encoding ketopantoate reductase family protein, with protein MPTEPVASLPPTLIYGAGAVGCLLGGVLAAADAPVTLLGRPAVAEAVNEQGLTIVQPSSTRRIRIPAVTSIDAISAPPALVLLTVKAYAVAAALPDLRRLAASGAAIVALQNGVGTVETLLAEPDMPRLASGTITASVMRDSPATVRQETTGGVMLAPVRGGVPLDQLAAALTATGLPAGVVPRYQDLTWSKLLLNIMANATSALLALPPAAIYADPRLFAVERAAFIEALAVMLGAGIRPIPLPGFNVPLLAHAMRLPAPLARRLIAARAARGRGEKRPSLWLDIERGLGTTEVRWLNGAVADLGARLGIPTPVNATLTELLEEAARNPERRRAFAGRPDALLAALGRTSGTAQA; from the coding sequence ATGCCGACTGAGCCGGTCGCGTCGCTTCCTCCAACCCTGATCTACGGCGCAGGCGCCGTCGGCTGCCTTCTCGGCGGGGTGCTGGCCGCGGCCGACGCTCCCGTCACCCTGCTCGGCCGCCCCGCGGTGGCCGAGGCCGTCAACGAGCAGGGACTCACCATCGTCCAGCCGTCGAGCACGCGCCGCATCCGCATCCCTGCCGTGACAAGCATCGACGCGATTTCGGCTCCGCCCGCCCTCGTCCTCCTCACCGTGAAGGCCTACGCCGTGGCCGCCGCACTGCCGGACCTGCGCCGCCTCGCGGCTTCCGGCGCCGCGATCGTGGCACTCCAGAACGGGGTCGGCACCGTCGAGACCCTGCTCGCGGAACCGGACATGCCGCGCCTCGCGTCGGGCACCATCACCGCCTCGGTCATGCGGGACAGTCCGGCAACGGTGCGGCAGGAGACGACCGGCGGGGTCATGCTGGCCCCGGTGCGGGGCGGTGTGCCGCTCGACCAGTTGGCCGCGGCCCTCACCGCCACGGGGCTCCCGGCCGGTGTCGTGCCGCGCTACCAGGACCTCACGTGGTCGAAGCTCCTGCTCAACATCATGGCGAACGCCACCTCGGCTCTCCTGGCGCTCCCGCCCGCGGCGATCTATGCCGACCCACGCCTCTTCGCGGTCGAGCGCGCCGCCTTCATCGAGGCGCTCGCGGTGATGCTCGGCGCCGGCATCCGCCCGATCCCGCTGCCAGGCTTCAACGTGCCGCTCCTCGCCCATGCGATGCGCCTGCCCGCCCCGCTGGCGCGCCGCCTGATCGCCGCACGCGCCGCACGCGGCCGCGGCGAGAAGCGGCCTTCACTATGGCTCGACATCGAGCGCGGCCTGGGCACGACCGAGGTGCGCTGGCTCAACGGCGCGGTCGCAGACCTGGGCGCTCGGCTCGGCATCCCGACCCCCGTCAATGCCACCCTGACCGAGCTATTGGAAGAAGCTGCACGGAACCCCGAGCGGCGCCGGGCATTCGCCGGGCGACCAGACGCGTTGCTCGCCGCGCTCGGCCGGACCTCGGGGACCGCTCAGGCCTGA
- the plsY gene encoding glycerol-3-phosphate 1-O-acyltransferase PlsY, whose product MESWSVALLLIAGAYLAGSIPFGLLITRLVRGIDVRLHGSGNIGTANVFRAAGRGPAALTLLADALKGLLPVLAGSALDLPLIALFMVGLAAIAGHNWSIFLRGRGGKGVATSLGVVLGLAPIPALIAIGVWAVAIVASRYASLASLLMIASLPPVLALMGYADAYWIFALAVLALAIYRHRANILRLLGGTELKISTTFGGHAD is encoded by the coding sequence ATGGAATCCTGGTCTGTGGCGCTGCTGCTCATCGCAGGCGCCTACCTTGCCGGCTCGATCCCGTTCGGGCTGCTGATCACCCGACTGGTGCGCGGTATCGATGTGCGGCTGCACGGCAGCGGCAACATCGGCACCGCCAACGTCTTCCGCGCCGCCGGACGCGGCCCTGCTGCGCTCACCCTGCTGGCCGACGCGCTCAAGGGCCTGTTGCCTGTGCTCGCGGGCAGCGCGCTCGACCTGCCGCTCATCGCGCTGTTCATGGTGGGTCTTGCCGCGATCGCCGGGCACAACTGGTCGATCTTCCTGCGCGGTCGCGGCGGCAAAGGCGTCGCCACCTCGCTGGGCGTCGTCCTCGGGCTCGCCCCGATCCCGGCGCTGATTGCGATCGGCGTCTGGGCCGTGGCGATCGTCGCCAGCCGCTACGCCTCGCTCGCCTCGCTGCTGATGATCGCGTCTCTCCCGCCGGTACTGGCACTCATGGGCTACGCGGATGCCTACTGGATCTTCGCCCTGGCCGTGCTGGCGCTGGCGATCTACCGCCACCGGGCCAACATCCTGCGCCTCCTCGGCGGCACCGAGTTGAAGATCTCCACCACCTTTGGCGGGCATGCCGACTGA
- the glpD gene encoding glycerol-3-phosphate dehydrogenase, translating into MAGAETPRRIPDEIGRRTFDLIVVGAGVNGAGIARDAAMRGLSVLLIEKEDIGSGTTDSSTRLIHGGLRYLEYYEFGLVRESLREREILLHIAPHLVRPLGFLIPIYGDMKRGPGMIRLGMIAYDVLSYDKSLPRHQMLDREATLRREPGLDPDGLVGAAFYYDAQVPYPERLTVENALSARDHGAVVLTYAKVDRLLIENDQVVGVHFTDMLNGGEHEARGRLVVNAAGPWVDEVLRGIGAPRMIGGTKGTHIVVDPFPGAPTEALYVEARADGRPYFIVPWNGRYLIGTTDTRYNDDLDRVFPTEDEIDYLISETNRVLPSAGLTRDDVLYAYAGVRPLPYKEEGSPGSITRSHIIYDHARHEPQLGGLISIIGGKITTYRSLAEETVDLVFEKLNRPAPPCRTGRIPLPGGNTRDWEAFAANFVATSGLDEPVAKRLLRIYGTFAPTVRRLAGDDARLLAPLGPNSLAIGAEIPYAVRWELAQTLIDVFMRRAMVGWDPDVGRDEIETAGEIARDYLGWDDARVQREVADYRAYTERFRPREPAVAS; encoded by the coding sequence ATGGCTGGAGCAGAGACCCCCAGGAGAATTCCCGACGAGATCGGCCGGCGCACCTTCGACCTGATCGTAGTCGGGGCCGGGGTGAACGGCGCCGGGATCGCGCGTGACGCGGCGATGCGTGGCCTCTCCGTCCTCCTGATCGAGAAGGAGGACATCGGCAGCGGCACGACCGACTCCTCCACCCGGCTGATCCATGGCGGGCTGCGCTACCTGGAGTACTACGAGTTCGGGCTGGTGCGTGAGTCCCTGCGCGAGCGGGAGATCCTGCTCCACATCGCCCCGCACCTGGTCCGGCCGCTCGGGTTCCTCATCCCGATCTACGGCGACATGAAGCGCGGTCCTGGCATGATCCGCCTCGGGATGATCGCTTACGACGTGCTCTCCTACGACAAGAGCCTCCCGCGGCACCAGATGCTCGACCGCGAGGCCACCCTGCGCCGGGAGCCGGGCCTCGACCCGGACGGCCTGGTCGGCGCTGCCTTCTATTACGATGCACAGGTGCCCTACCCGGAGCGGCTGACCGTGGAGAACGCGCTCTCGGCGCGCGACCACGGCGCGGTCGTCCTGACCTACGCCAAGGTGGACCGGCTCCTGATCGAGAACGACCAGGTCGTGGGCGTCCACTTCACCGACATGCTCAACGGCGGTGAGCACGAGGCGCGTGGCCGCCTGGTCGTCAACGCCGCCGGTCCCTGGGTCGATGAGGTCCTCCGCGGGATCGGAGCCCCGCGCATGATCGGCGGCACCAAGGGGACCCACATCGTGGTCGACCCCTTCCCGGGTGCGCCGACGGAGGCCCTGTACGTCGAGGCCCGCGCCGATGGACGGCCCTACTTCATCGTTCCCTGGAACGGCCGCTACCTCATCGGCACGACCGACACCCGCTACAACGACGACCTGGACCGTGTCTTCCCCACCGAGGACGAGATCGACTACCTCATCAGCGAGACGAACCGGGTGCTGCCGAGCGCCGGGCTGACGCGGGACGACGTCCTCTACGCCTACGCCGGAGTGCGCCCCCTTCCTTATAAAGAAGAAGGTTCACCCGGCAGCATCACCCGCAGCCACATCATCTACGACCACGCTCGGCACGAGCCCCAACTCGGCGGGCTGATCTCGATCATCGGCGGCAAGATCACGACCTATCGCAGCCTCGCCGAGGAAACCGTCGATCTCGTGTTCGAGAAACTCAACCGGCCCGCTCCGCCCTGCCGCACCGGGCGCATCCCGCTGCCGGGCGGCAACACCCGCGACTGGGAGGCGTTCGCTGCCAACTTCGTCGCCACCTCCGGGTTGGACGAGCCGGTCGCCAAGCGCCTGCTCCGCATCTACGGCACCTTCGCCCCGACGGTGCGACGGCTCGCCGGGGATGATGCTCGGCTGCTCGCTCCGCTCGGTCCCAACTCCCTCGCCATCGGCGCCGAGATCCCTTACGCCGTCCGGTGGGAGCTGGCGCAGACGCTCATCGATGTGTTCATGCGCCGGGCGATGGTCGGGTGGGACCCCGATGTGGGGCGCGACGAGATCGAAACCGCCGGGGAAATCGCGCGCGACTACCTGGGCTGGGACGACGCGCGAGTGCAGCGCGAGGTCGCCGACTACCGGGCGTACACCGAGCGCTTCCGCCCGCGCGAGCCCGCCGTGGCGTCGTGA
- a CDS encoding ABC transporter substrate-binding protein: MSRRPLRWVSALFVIALLVAGCGSPGDAADSDEIKIAVVGPMTGDAAQYGEDFTRGAQLAAEQINAADGVDGKQITIVTFDDRNDTTEAASVAQKIATDSSIVASMGHFTSSTVYAAMPIYKSNQLPLVVISASDPGITEQGNEWVFRVSPTNNLGAEAMADLIVNELGLKKIAIFYLNTDFGKTEREFFTARVQANGGEIVLDEPYQPDAKDFSSSIIKLKNAGADAVYLSSYYNDAVLLIRQAKDAGVEIRWFTSAAVLSPQFTEIGGEAVEGVITNRVSQGDSWDAVAEAYRAKYNDDPSPFVIYAYSAVQAVAEAARSEGTSREAIRDGLAKIQGLETALGPLTFDENRQAVYESFDYLEVRDGQFQLWQP, encoded by the coding sequence ATGAGTCGTCGTCCGTTGCGATGGGTATCGGCGCTGTTCGTGATCGCGCTCCTCGTGGCGGGCTGCGGCTCGCCGGGGGACGCGGCCGACAGCGATGAAATCAAGATCGCCGTGGTTGGGCCGATGACCGGGGACGCGGCGCAGTACGGTGAGGACTTCACCCGCGGCGCGCAGTTGGCCGCGGAGCAGATCAATGCCGCCGACGGCGTGGATGGCAAGCAGATCACGATCGTCACCTTCGACGATCGGAACGACACCACCGAGGCGGCCAGCGTGGCCCAGAAGATCGCGACCGATTCGAGCATCGTCGCGAGCATGGGCCACTTCACCAGCAGCACCGTCTACGCGGCCATGCCGATCTACAAGTCGAACCAGTTGCCGCTGGTGGTGATCTCCGCGTCCGACCCCGGGATCACGGAGCAGGGCAACGAGTGGGTCTTCCGGGTTAGCCCGACCAACAACCTCGGGGCGGAGGCAATGGCCGACCTCATCGTCAACGAACTGGGGCTGAAGAAGATCGCGATCTTCTACCTCAACACCGACTTCGGGAAGACCGAGCGCGAGTTCTTCACCGCGCGCGTTCAGGCCAACGGCGGCGAGATCGTGCTGGATGAGCCCTACCAGCCGGACGCCAAGGACTTCAGCAGCAGCATCATCAAGCTGAAGAATGCCGGGGCGGACGCGGTCTACCTGAGCAGCTACTACAATGACGCGGTGCTCCTGATCCGGCAGGCGAAGGACGCCGGGGTGGAGATCCGCTGGTTCACCTCGGCCGCGGTGCTCTCGCCCCAGTTCACCGAGATCGGCGGCGAGGCCGTCGAAGGGGTCATCACCAACCGGGTCAGCCAGGGCGATAGCTGGGATGCGGTCGCCGAGGCGTACCGGGCCAAGTACAACGACGATCCGTCGCCCTTCGTGATCTACGCCTACAGCGCGGTGCAGGCCGTCGCCGAGGCCGCGCGGAGCGAGGGGACGAGCCGCGAGGCAATCCGCGACGGGCTGGCCAAGATCCAGGGTCTGGAGACGGCGCTTGGGCCGCTGACCTTCGATGAGAACCGCCAGGCGGTGTACGAGTCGTTCGACTACCTCGAAGTGCGGGACGGGCAGTTCCAGCTATGGCAGCCGTGA